The region TGACCTGAAACACGCTGATCATTCCTGTTACCGTTCCCAAAAATCCGAGCAGGGGAGCGACAGCGGCAACAGTTCCCAGGGCGCTAAGATATTTTTCCAGGTGATAAATTTCCGATCTGGCGGCGTTTTCTAACGCTTCTTTGATCTCCTCATAAGATCTGTCATATTTTTCCAAAACTGCTTTTGTCAAAGAGGCAATTGGTCCTGGAGTTTGTTTGCAAGTCTTTAAGGCATCATCAAGTTTTCCACGCATGAGGAGGTTTTGGATTTGTAAAACAAATGTTCTGGCGTTGAGTTTAATTTTTCTGAGAGTGATAAGCCGTTCGATAAATATTGCCAATGCTGCTAAAGAACAAAGGGAAATGAGAATCATAATCCAACCGCCACGTGCTGCTATTTCAAAAAGAGTCATAAATTGCCTCCAAGTAAGGTGCTGTTATTTAACAAAATTCCAGCTGAATGCCAAATGATCGTTTTTCTGAGTTTCTTTAATGCGCTCAAAAAATGACTTTCAATCCTGAAAATATTTGAATACCATTCTCCGGGTAATTTTGCCAGATTTCGTATTTTTGATCAAGGATATTTGTACTCAATATATAGAGTTCGAATTTATCCTTTTTGTAGTTAATCTTGGCATTCAATCGCAAAAAACTTTTACCGAGTAGCGGTTGTGAAAGGTTAAAAACTCGCGAACTTAAATAGTCCCCGGTAACTGAAGCAATGACATTGGTATATAAACGATATTCAAATTCGATCGGGAATTTAACGTCTTCCAGGTATGGAATTTTTCTCTCGGCAGGAACCACCGGTAATGTATTACCAAAATCATCAATACTTGAGCCTGAAATCAAGATAGTGGATCGAAATCTGTACGGGGCAAGATTCCCATAACTAAACTCAAGCTTAAAAAATGACAGATGAGCTTTTGGAAAAGTCCGAATTCGAAAAAGTGTAAACAGGTCGTTATTGTCAGGTACCATCCAGACTTGCAGATTTTCAATGTCCTGGTAGTTGTAGGATAAAGAAAGTGAAGATAGCGGATTCATTTGCCATTGCAAACCAACCCCGGCTGATGATTTGATGTCTTCGATAGGAGAATCAGTAAGTTGCAGATCCGAAGCCGGATTAATCTCCAGCAATTGTTGGCGAGTGGTTAAGCGCCAAAACGACTTATAGAATCCTGAAAATTTTACTTTTGAACTGGCATTCCAGCTAAATTCAAAAACAGGATTAAAACGATTGTCTGAAATACCCAAGCTATCTAAATCATAAAACTGGTAATCCAGACCTGCTCTTATGAAACCGTTTTGGTTGATTTGCCTGGCAACATTTAGGTTAAGGTTGGAAATTGAATTTATATAGCCTAAATTTGGAATGCCGATGATTCGATTTATATTTGCTTCAATTTTGTTGGTATAAGTTTTAGCCTGAAAACTTATTTCCATATTCTTCCAAATCCGGATCAGTTTTGCGGAGAGCTCGCGATTTTTTTCCCGGTTATTGATTCGAGAAAGAGAATCTGGAAGCTGATCGATATCACTTTCAATCGGAGATTTTACTTGTGACAACCGTAATTCATATTGTGTGGACTCATTAATGGCACCATTGTAGCCAACTCTAAATTGTGATTGATTCCATTCCCTTTTATGATCCACGGAACTAGCCCATAAACCATAATCAAAAGAGTGAAAACTACCTCCCGCATAGATCTTATTGCGAAAATCGAATTCGTAGGCGGCTGAAAAAGTGATCATCCAGTTTTCGAATTGACTGTTCTGATATTGACCGTCGCTTTTTTCGAACATTCCTTCAATGTTGAAACTGGTTTTTTTGAACTGCTGCCAATGATTTGCAGAAAGGTATGGGGAGTTGTAGGTTCCATAGCGAAGTTCAACCTGGGTGCTACGATTTAAATTAGTAATAACCTGGTCTGGAATTTGGTCTTCATCGATTGAGTTTGGTTCGCTTTTTTGTTCACGATTAATGTCAAGATTTAGAGGTAAGATTGCATTCGATTCCAGTTCAGTCCTTTTAGTAGATGGCACCCGAATGCTTCTATCTTTGCCGAAAATTAAAACCTCGGGTATTTCCAATCGATTCTGGTGTTGTTTTGTAGAATCAATTTCGGTTGATCTTGGCGGCTTAATGGGTTTAGGCTTGGGGATCTTCTTTTCTTGAAAAGCAAAACCATATTCAATGAAAAATAAACCAAACACCACAAGAAGAGGAAAAACTTTCGTTTTATTCAGCATATTATTTATTTCCCGTAATTAATTCAATATGATCTCGAGCAAGAATAGCAAATTGTGTATCAGGAAAGTTTTGCAGGAGTGATCTGAATAATTTGATGGCTTCTGTTTTTTGATTCGCTTTCTCGTAGGATAGTCCAGCCCCATACACGCTTTGAACAACCCAATATGGATATTGTTGGAATAAATATTTCACCTTAAGGTAATTTAAACCGGCTTCCTGGAAATTCTCCCGGTTGTAAGCCAACTCACCTTTGAGGAATTGAGCTTCTGCGGCCAATTCATCATTGCGATTGTTTAATACTTCATCCACGTAAGTAATGCCATCTATGTAGCTGTTTCGAGCCATGGCAACTCTGGCCAGCCCCAATTTTGCAAAGTCAGAATATTGCTCGGCCGGACTTTTAGATAGCATGGACCGATAGTGGTTCTCAGCCTGGAGTACTTGGTCTAAATTCAGAAGATTTTGACCAATTCTATAATCTGCATTTGGAGCAAAATTGGAATCCGGAAATTTTGAAAGAAGTTGATTACAGTAGTTAATACTTTGCCTGAAATTCTGGCCCTCAAAAGTTATTTTAGCCAACTCGTTCAAAGCAATTGCGCTGGAAGAGGACAAAGGATATTCGCTAACCTGGCGTAGAAGAGCGCCCTCAACTTCTTGCTTATTACTAGATTTGCGATAAATCTCCGCTATCCAGTACCAGGAATTTGACGCTTGTTCTGAATCCGGATAATCCCGCATTATTTTTCTATAGGTGTCTATTGACTCTGTGAACTGGTTTAAATTAACAAACAATTCAGCCTTCCTCTTTAAGAATTCAGGCGCGGACCCGGTTTCTTTAAGGAGGTTCATATAATGATCCACTACTTTGACAGCTTCTTTCGAATCGCCTTTTTGGATCATAGACCATTGGATACCACTGATTGCATCCGGAAGTAAAGGACTTTTGGGATGTTTTTGCAGAAGAGCTTCATAAGACTGAATGGCCAATTCATAATTGCCGGCATTATAGTAGCAATCACCGATAGTATATAAAGCGTCATCGACAAATTCGCTTTCGGGGTACAGGTTTGATAATTTCCGAAATGCCAGCACGGCACGGTCGTAATCACCAAGCTGAAAATAACTTCTACCTATCATCATCTGGGATTGTGGGGCACGGTCAGAATCCGGGTAATTAAGTATTAATTGGTTGAACTCGGTGATAGCCCGTGAGATTTTGCCTTGCTTGAAATAAGATTGTCCAATTTGGAGTTGAGCCTGTGCTTGATCGGTTACAGGAAGATATTCTAACGAAGAACGGTAAGAAGTAATAGCTTTTTCGTAGGCTTTCGAATTGAATAAAGCATCTCCTTTGCGAAAATTCAATTCCGCAAGCAGCCCTTTATCTTTGGATATTGTTATGCCTAGATCGAACTGTGCAACAGATTCTCTAAAATCTTGTTCCTTCAATGAGATCCATCCCAGGCTGTAATAGGCGTCATCCACTAAATCCGATTTTGGAAAAGATTGAATAAGCCTTTGATATTCCCTCTGCGCTTCCTGAAGTTTATGCAATTTTAGTTTGGATTCAGCCAGCCAAAATATGCCTTGATCGATAAACCGATTCTTAGAATTATTGAGTACGAATCGTTGCAAAATTTCTTCTGCTTCGGTGAATTCGTTCATATGAAATCGGCACCAACCAAGACGAAACGTAGCCTCCACCGCAATTGGGTTAAGCGGATGTTGCTCTATGATTTGCTGATAAATACGTGCTGCTGTTTCAGTTTGATTCTGCGCAACTGCAATTTCACCAAGCATGAACAGGGAGTTCGCTCGCATTTTGGAGTTTTGATCCAAACTACTCAAAGCTTCAAAGATCCTTTGGGCTTCCGGGTAGTTTTTCTCATCAAACTCAAGAATTCCCATTTCATATTTTGCTTGTGTTGCGGTTGAATCCATTGGAAACTTAGTAACCAGGGTTGTAAATGTTTCTTTTGCTTTTGACCTATCTGATATCTTTAAAAATGATCTGGCAATTTGTAAATAACTTTTACTGGCGAGTTCATTTTCGGAGTAATTTGTAACCAAAAATTCAAAAGCGGCAATGGCTCTTAGCCAATTTTCTTGTTTAAAATAAGTCCAGCCCAAACCATAGTAGCTTCGTTCTACCCAGGCGCCATCTTTAAAATCGCGGGCCACTTTTTGGTACGATGTTACAGATTCATCGAGATGAGATAAGTGATATTGTGATTCCGCAATAAAAAATTGAGCTTCAGAAGCCCGGTTGTTTTTAGGATATTTTCCCAAAGCTTGGTTCAAATAGTTTCCGGATTGGATAAACAAATTGGTTTTAAATGCAGAGAATCCCATATGAAATGAAATTTCTTCGGCCAGTTCACTTTCGGGAAAGTCATCCAATAATTTTTGGTAAACTTGAAAAGCTTTTTCTATTTCATCGTTCTGTTCGTAGAGCCAACCTATTGAGTAAAAAGCGAAATCCATATATAAGCTGTTAGGGTGGTACTGTATTAGGTTCGAAAAGGATTTTAACGCATCTTGCTTATTATTAAGTTTCAGGTAGCTTTCTCCCTGCCAGTAATAGGCTTGATCCATAAATTCCGAACTCGGAAATTGATTGGTGAAATTGTCGAATGTTTCCAAAGCCTCATTGAATTTATCGCTGCGAAATTGAGCTTCCCCCAATCGAAATAAAGCCCTTTCTTTAAATACTTTAATTGGCGCCCTGAACATAAATTGATTAAAAACTGTAATCGAATTTTTATAATCACCAATTTGGAAGAGTGATTCACCCAACATATAGGTGACTTCAGATCGATGGATGGATGAAGGATATTTGCGAAGATAACGTTCAAATTGTTCCTTTGCTACAGGATAAAGGCCGTCGTCAAATAAAGCTTTTGCAAATGAAAATTCTTTTTCAATTTGCTTCGATTGTGAAGTTTGAATAGTTTGGGAAAACCCTGGTGTAGGATTGAAAATGAATAAATAAATTAAAACTAGAATCGAATATTTTAACATCTTACCCATGGGGTACCTTTTCTGGAATATTCTTCGATCACTTAATGTATGGCAACGAGTTGCATTAGATCTAAAACATCATATTATTGGGACGTAGATTCAAGGTAATGAGTTTAAATTAATTTTGCTAAGGTTATCGAATTTAATTAACGCCATAATTCTTTGCAAGTTTCAGATATGGTTGAAATTAAAATTGTAAAGAACTAATGTAAATTT is a window of candidate division KSB1 bacterium DNA encoding:
- a CDS encoding TonB-dependent receptor → MLNKTKVFPLLVVFGLFFIEYGFAFQEKKIPKPKPIKPPRSTEIDSTKQHQNRLEIPEVLIFGKDRSIRVPSTKRTELESNAILPLNLDINREQKSEPNSIDEDQIPDQVITNLNRSTQVELRYGTYNSPYLSANHWQQFKKTSFNIEGMFEKSDGQYQNSQFENWMITFSAAYEFDFRNKIYAGGSFHSFDYGLWASSVDHKREWNQSQFRVGYNGAINESTQYELRLSQVKSPIESDIDQLPDSLSRINNREKNRELSAKLIRIWKNMEISFQAKTYTNKIEANINRIIGIPNLGYINSISNLNLNVARQINQNGFIRAGLDYQFYDLDSLGISDNRFNPVFEFSWNASSKVKFSGFYKSFWRLTTRQQLLEINPASDLQLTDSPIEDIKSSAGVGLQWQMNPLSSLSLSYNYQDIENLQVWMVPDNNDLFTLFRIRTFPKAHLSFFKLEFSYGNLAPYRFRSTILISGSSIDDFGNTLPVVPAERKIPYLEDVKFPIEFEYRLYTNVIASVTGDYLSSRVFNLSQPLLGKSFLRLNAKINYKKDKFELYILSTNILDQKYEIWQNYPENGIQIFSGLKVIF
- a CDS encoding tetratricopeptide repeat protein, whose protein sequence is MGKMLKYSILVLIYLFIFNPTPGFSQTIQTSQSKQIEKEFSFAKALFDDGLYPVAKEQFERYLRKYPSSIHRSEVTYMLGESLFQIGDYKNSITVFNQFMFRAPIKVFKERALFRLGEAQFRSDKFNEALETFDNFTNQFPSSEFMDQAYYWQGESYLKLNNKQDALKSFSNLIQYHPNSLYMDFAFYSIGWLYEQNDEIEKAFQVYQKLLDDFPESELAEEISFHMGFSAFKTNLFIQSGNYLNQALGKYPKNNRASEAQFFIAESQYHLSHLDESVTSYQKVARDFKDGAWVERSYYGLGWTYFKQENWLRAIAAFEFLVTNYSENELASKSYLQIARSFLKISDRSKAKETFTTLVTKFPMDSTATQAKYEMGILEFDEKNYPEAQRIFEALSSLDQNSKMRANSLFMLGEIAVAQNQTETAARIYQQIIEQHPLNPIAVEATFRLGWCRFHMNEFTEAEEILQRFVLNNSKNRFIDQGIFWLAESKLKLHKLQEAQREYQRLIQSFPKSDLVDDAYYSLGWISLKEQDFRESVAQFDLGITISKDKGLLAELNFRKGDALFNSKAYEKAITSYRSSLEYLPVTDQAQAQLQIGQSYFKQGKISRAITEFNQLILNYPDSDRAPQSQMMIGRSYFQLGDYDRAVLAFRKLSNLYPESEFVDDALYTIGDCYYNAGNYELAIQSYEALLQKHPKSPLLPDAISGIQWSMIQKGDSKEAVKVVDHYMNLLKETGSAPEFLKRKAELFVNLNQFTESIDTYRKIMRDYPDSEQASNSWYWIAEIYRKSSNKQEVEGALLRQVSEYPLSSSSAIALNELAKITFEGQNFRQSINYCNQLLSKFPDSNFAPNADYRIGQNLLNLDQVLQAENHYRSMLSKSPAEQYSDFAKLGLARVAMARNSYIDGITYVDEVLNNRNDELAAEAQFLKGELAYNRENFQEAGLNYLKVKYLFQQYPYWVVQSVYGAGLSYEKANQKTEAIKLFRSLLQNFPDTQFAILARDHIELITGNK
- a CDS encoding MotA/TolQ/ExbB proton channel family protein, translated to MILISLCSLAALAIFIERLITLRKIKLNARTFVLQIQNLLMRGKLDDALKTCKQTPGPIASLTKAVLEKYDRSYEEIKEALENAARSEIYHLEKYLSALGTVAAVAPLLGFLGTVTGMISVFQVMAVSGSGNVRAMAAGVSQATVPTMAGMVGALSGVLLVTLISRRAAREVEFLEDSLTMDH